The proteins below are encoded in one region of Rhododendron vialii isolate Sample 1 chromosome 7a, ASM3025357v1:
- the LOC131334740 gene encoding F-box protein At3g07870-like: MARGRKRKGIGDKEVDGFEGQKNQYLGRPLTDLPSRVSLNILVRLSVKRILICKRVCKTWRNLISSSVFAKLHFARGEAVPLLRSSAPWRVSRTLFLVEPPEHCSGFDDGPVKMKLDTKLKIPVYDEETVIGDVEMDPPPKSGVKLRAEHHELKVVNSCNGLLCLCEPNLDFPCMIWRNPIAVCNPITGEYINLPDPIEWDRDTKRSLSIHCGLGFSPKMNVYKVIRFREAFFSREGEIGSMTEIHTLGTGSWKRVFNVPSSLYYNKGSPTYLNGSLHWICTGENGSNSIVSFNFDIEKFQSVPPPPFKLCKSLMDMNEEMVLGVLRGCLSVCDGSGFEKLKIWVMKEYGVQESWSKEFCFITQTNEGRWIYGTYDPICLLRNGAVVLFHSLSGALFYHDPKKHGFKFLKPQDGFKTSKYVAIAHIPSFISLKDVVKAHNMAVLPTKSRCAEFKLQGECKDVFLVEEDPAMTWY; encoded by the exons ATGGCAAGAGGAAGAAAACGAAAGGGTATCGGCGACAAAGAAGTCGATGGGTTCGAAGGTCAGAAGAATCAGTACTTGGGTCGTCCACTAACAGATCTCCCAAGCCGTGTTTCTCTTAACATTCTGGTAAGGCTATCCGTTAAGCGAATACTCATTTGCAAACGCGTGTGTAAGACGTGGCGCAATCTCATATCGAGCTCTGTATTCGCCAAGCTTCACTTTGCGCGAGGAGAGGCTGTTCCTCTCCTTCGATCCTCGGCCCCGTGGCGCGTTTCGCGAACTCTTTTCTTAGTTGAACCGCCCGAACATTGTTCTGGTTTTGATGATGGGCCTGTTAAGATGAAGCTTGATACCAAGTTGAAAATACCTGTGTACGATGAGGAAACAGTGATCGGTGATGTTGAGATGGACCCCCCTCCTAAATCGGGGGTTAAGTTGAGGGCCGAACATCATGAACTCAAAGTAGTGAATTCGTGCAATGGATTGCTTTGTCTGTGTGAACCAAATTTGGATTTTCCTTGTATGATATGGAGAAATCCAATTGCGGTGTGTAATCCAATTACCGGTGAGTACATTAACCTTCCGGATCCTATAGAATGGGATAGGGATACAAAACGTTCCCTTTCTATCCATTGTGGTTTGGGCTTCAGTCCGAAGATGAACGTGTATAAGGTGATTAGGTTTCGTGAGGCCTTTTTTAGTAGGGAAGGGGAAATTGGTAGTATGACTGAGATACATACTCTTGGTACAGGGTCATGGAAAAGGGTTTTCAATGTACCCTCCTCTCTCTATTATAACAAGGGATCCCCTACCTATTTGAATGGGTCTCTTCATTGGATTTGTACTGGAGAAAATGGTTCAAATTCTATTGTATCTTTCAACTTTGATATTGAAAAATTCCAATCAGTTCCACCACCTCCTTTTAAACTTTGCAAGAGTCTCATGGACATGAATGAGGAAATGGTGCTGGGAGTGTTAAGAGGCTGTCTCTCCGTATGCGATGGTTCTGGCTTTGAAAAGCTAAAGATATGGGTGATGAAAGAATATGGTGTTCAAGAATCATGGAGCAAAGAGTTCTGTTTTATTACCCAAACAAACGAGGGGAGGTGGATTTATGGCACATACGACCCGATATGTTTGTTGAGGAATGGAGCTGTCGTGTTGTTTCATAGTTTGAGCGGTGCTTTGTTTTATCATGACCCCAAAAAACATGGTTTCAAGTTCCTAAAGCCTCAAGATGGGTTTAAAACATCAAAATATGTGGCAATTGCTCATATTCCAAGTTTCATTTCACTCAAGGATGTAGTGAAGGCACACAATATGGCAGTGTTACCTACCAAATCAAG GTGTGCAGAGTTCAAATTGCAGGGAGAGTGTAAAGATGTTTTCTTGGTGGAAGAAGATCCGGCTATGACGTGGTACTGA